One genomic region from Torulaspora delbrueckii CBS 1146 chromosome 4, complete genome encodes:
- the UTP18 gene encoding Utp18p (similar to Saccharomyces cerevisiae UTP18 (YJL069C); ancestral locus Anc_1.305), producing the protein MSNSVGGKLAGVIKATVPPPDEEEQLLAKVVFGDTSDFQSGLKDFDLELLLNEQEDDLVDTYNGDELSGPEGEEDEENENMDNVQDDQLFFVDEGEDQANEDVDMDQDEPSEYSDEDEMEDGDDAWQDSDDEEVSVSVITSNKTKKLRTSYEESAINGKDYIRRLRAQFEKIYPKPKWVDDISDEDLSGDESNDEGNEQALNGDISALSRILESTYEYKDVSHSKLLPPKTLDIVRLKDANASHPSHSAIQSLSFHPHKPLLLTGGYDRTLRIYHIDGKSNHSVTSVYLKGTPVQTCCFYVSPGQSSKKNTEEQRVFSGGRRRYMHSWDLSNALMNSSSHGSVAKIDKISRMYGHEETQRSFEKFKIAHFHNFETNQSHGIILLQGNNGWINVLNATTGVWMTGCKINGVLADFCIDYRPTSKNRAQTILIAANTYSEIWEFNLNDNGKVVRKWKDEGGVGVTKIQVGGGTNSDNILTTEAGNMRTNRWLAIGSESGYVNVYDRKKLSNNPKPVAALDQLTTTISTLKFSPDGQILCMASRAVKDSLRLVHLPTCTVFSNWPTSGTPLGKVTAAAFSSHGEMLAVGNEQGKVRLWALNHY; encoded by the coding sequence ATGAGCAACTCGGTGGGAGGAAAACTGGCTGGAGTTATAAAAGCTACTGTGCCTCCACcagatgaggaagaacaaTTGTTGGCAAAAGTTGTGTTTGGTGACACTTCTGACTTCCAATCGGGGCTgaaagattttgatttAGAATTGCTGTTGAATGAGCAGGAGGATGATCTTGTTGATACTTACAACGGGGATGAATTGTCTGGACcagaaggagaagaagatgaggaaaacGAAAATATGGACAATGTTCAGGACGATCAGCTGTTCTTTGTCgatgaaggagaagacCAAGCAAACGAGGACGTGGATATGGATCAGGACGAGCCCTCAGAGTACTCagacgaagatgaaatggaGGATGGAGATGACGCATGGCAGGATtctgacgatgaagaagtttcagTGTCCGTTATAACTTCTAACAAGACCAAAAAGCTCAGGACATCATACGAAGAATCCGCAATTAATGGTAAGGACTACATACGCCGTCTAAGGGCCCAGTTCGAAAAAATATATCCAAAACCAAAGTGGGTTGATGACATCTCAGATGAGGACCTATCTGGCGATGAAAGTAATGACGAAGGTAATGAGCAGGCCTTGAATGGTGACATAAGTGCTCTTTCTAGGATCTTGGAGAGTACTTATGAATACAAGGACGTTTCTCATAGCAAGTTGCTGCCGCCGAAGACTTTGGATATAGTACGTCTTAAGGATGCCAACGCTTCACATCCTTCACATTCGGCAATTCAAAGTCTCTCATTTCATCCGCACAAGCCTTTGCTCTTGACTGGTGGTTATGATAGGACTCTGCGCATATACCACATCGATGGTAAGAGTAACCACTCGGTAACGAGTGTTTATCTAAAAGGTACGCCAGTTCAAACCTGTTGTTTTTACGTATCGCCAGGGCAAAGTTCGAAAAAGAACACGGAGGAGCAACGAGTGTTTTCTGGTGGTAGAAGACGTTACATGCATTCATGGGATTTATCCAACGCTCTGATGAATTCCAGCTCGCATGGATCTGTGGCGAAAATTGACAAGATTTCTAGAATGTACGGTCATGAAGAAACCCAAAGGTCCttcgaaaaattcaagattGCTCATTTTCATAATTTCGAAACTAATCAATCTCACGGTATCATTCTCCTACAAGGTAACAACGGTTGGATTAACGTTCTCAATGCAACTACAGGGGTTTGGATGACCGGTTGTAAAATAAATGGTGTTTTGGCAGACTTCTGTATCGATTACAGACCTACATCGAAGAATAGGGCGCAAACGATTCTAATAGCAGCAAACACTTACTCTGAGATCTGGGAATTCAATTTAAATGACAATGGGAAAGTGGTGCGTAAATGGAAAGACGAAGGCGGTGTAGGAGTAACAAAAATTCAGGTTGGTGGTGGAACAAACTCAGACAATATACTGACGACAGAAGCCGGTAACATGAGGACTAATAGATGGCTTGCCATTGGGAGTGAGAGTGGTTACGTCAATGTCTATGACAGGAAAAAACTATCAAACAATCCGAAGCCAGTCGCTGCTCTAGATCAACTAACGACTACAATTTCTACATTAAAATTTTCGCCCGACGGTCAAATCCTATGTATGGCATCGAGAGCCGTGAAGGATTCGTTGCGTTTGGTGCATTTACCTACCTGTACTGTTTTCTCCAATTGGCCTACGAGTGGTACACCACTGGGTAAAGTAACAGCAGCTGCGTTTTCATCTCATGGTGAAATGCTTGCTGTTGGTAATGAACAGGGCAAAGTTAGACTCTGGGCTTTGAATCACTACTGA
- the TDEL0D01720 gene encoding uncharacterized protein, whose amino-acid sequence MDTGKNTKASLTSKIIYDPPLTVEIDGVKELESILDLENCSSELCSVLDLPERSPNIYDTFESFEEVSIFGDLDKPPNNFDKEDRTSHYTATTMNSFDDAGMVTSDFENSSTSPISQPGRRLSNSSPPQPSDLGFIFMDQDGIVPLAVWSADALETSARESEKTMRYKTQKVEHPRKIDRKPKFKVVKPTNHTSSFLQNVAKSCNMDLSYLFHCEDPQSAGSVLPSGTTLRPDTLSLYPNYSEKNHRSFHEPVSKKRSLEDSYNRTNTNSTKVTAGRPRKEKRIKCLKRDSSVTLEKKVEFSQAIIEDAKPKRYQGIILRDQAAAELRLGKDEHHALNLTLPNFDLVCQYLDGKAQEQHNSFRTIWKISRTQIDHHVSLEFHLSDETATVPDAAMEISVFTLMAPGHSTKHLVTSCQYLEMVNFILGKDYNYLINDNLAETTVGSDGKMISTQKHHASRVRSHVKKLLKRHVVKDFKRYTAEDRSDPIEFEYKMALHNLVLQCYVKKPFESKVSIALMELGCVKKALTKQTEFFTFKKI is encoded by the coding sequence ATGGACACTGGGAAAAATACAAAAGCTTCCCTTACATCCAAAATAATTTATGATCCACCACTAACTGTCGAAATCGATGGGGTAAAAGAGTTAGAATCAATTTTGGATTTAGAAAATTGCAGCTCTGAACTATGTTCAGTCCTTGATCTGCCTGAACGTTCCCCAAATATATACGACacatttgaaagttttgaagaggTATCAATTTTTGGGGATCTAGATAAACCACCCAATAATtttgacaaagaagatagaaCAAGTCACTACACGGCAACTACCATGAACAGTTTTGATGATGCGGGAATGGTTACTAGTGACTTTGAGAACTCATCAACTTCACCAATATCCCAACCTGGAAGAAGACTCAGTAATAGCTCTCCACCACAACCGTCAGATCTAGGTTTTATTTTTATGGATCAGGATGGTATTGTTCCGCTAGCTGTTTGGAGCGCTGACGCCTTAGAAACGAGCGCACGAGAATCTGAGAAAACCATGCGATATAAGACACAAAAAGTTGAACATCCTAGGAAAATAGATCGTAAGCCCAAGTTTAAAGTGGTGAAACCTACTAATCATACTTCTAGTTTTTTGCAGAATGTTGCAAAGTCCTGTAATATGGATTTGAGTTATTTGTTTCATTGTGAAGATCCTCAATCGGCTGGCAGTGTACTTCCTTCGGGAACAACATTGAGACCAGATACTCTATCGTTATATCCAAATTATTCGGAGAAAAATCATCGAAGTTTCCATGAACCagtttcgaagaaaagatcGTTGGAAGACTCATATAACCGAACCAATACAAACTCCACAAAGGTGACCGCAGGACGGCCTCGTAAGGAAAAAAGAATTAAATGCTTAAAAAGAGATTCATCAGTTACTttagagaagaaggttGAGTTTTCCCAAGCAATTATAGAGGATGCCAAACCAAAAAGGTACCAAGGCATAATACTGAGAGATCAAGCCGCAGCTGAGCTGCGGTTGGGAAAGGATGAACACCATGCACTCAATTTGACTTTGccaaattttgatttgGTATGTCAGTATCTTGACGGCAAGGCTCAAGAACAACATAATAGCTTTAGGACAATATGGAAAATTTCACGGACACAGATTGACCATCACGTatctttggaatttcatctttcgGACGAGACAGCGACTGTACCAGATGCTGCTATGGAGATAAGTGTGTTCACATTGATGGCGCCTGGTCACTCTACGAAGCATTTAGTGACAAGTTGCCAATATCTTGAGATGGTGAATTTTATTCTTGGGAAGGACTACAATTATTTGATAAATGATAACCTGGCCGAAACCACGGTTGGCTCTGATGGTAAGATGATATCCACGCAAAAGCATCATGCCTCCAGGGTAAGATCCCACGTTaagaagctgttgaaacGACATGTGGTaaaagatttcaaaaggtATACCGCGGAAGATCGCAGTGATCCCATAGAGTTTGAGTATAAGATGGCACTACACAATCTCGTCTTACAATGTTACGTAAAAAAGCCGTTCGAAAGTAAAGTGTCAATTGCGTTAATGGAATTGGGGTGTGTGAAGAAGGCCCTCACAAAACAGACCGAGTTCTttactttcaaaaaaatatGA
- the ARG2 gene encoding acetyl-CoA:L-glutamate N-acetyltransferase (similar to Saccharomyces cerevisiae ARG2 (YJL071W); ancestral locus Anc_1.301): MWKQALNRGFKYDQPNAAARKLILSVLSSTATRREARDYLVKYGQNSSRANHCLLLIRHLQTMGRGTLWQLSGAIEKLRMLGIRPIFVIPPSGHVMQNAETLDKVLTTANLRPLHLQDALFRGSDGTYSSILSSQASLFDSKSLDLIPVIQPYVFDEATASQRLTNDMVSFMENIVPRGGAPYIDKFFILNNIGGIPSDERRNNAHVFINLSQEYKTLASSLSEKAGSFSVREPQSQNLLDRLTLHLKEDELISLERQYKEHLEDLQLMNAVLSRLSNSSTGLITTTKAAASTSDRKNPLLYNLLTDRSLISSSLPRFKARPEQWDEDHSWYEMSNEVEANDYAFRDPEYSGAAKHQEDSILVTTVLKRGVHIKMLEYRTLSQYNSIGLPKSFHSKEATKVSYNEDSKVNLTKLKRILDHSFGRDLDLDHYLNRINGRIASIIVIGDYEGIAVLTYEGPSENPFVYLDKFAVLPHLKGSLGISDIIFNLMFKSFPRELLWRSRSDNVVNKWYFQRSAGVLDLSIALSDDDRKNSQFKLFYHGDPDSNKDPFQDKARLKEYATYVRDIEPSWAK; the protein is encoded by the coding sequence ATGTGGAAACAAGCTCTCAATCGAGGTTTCAAATATGATCAGCCCAATGCTGCTGCCCGTAAGCTGATTCTATCGGTGCTGAGCTCGACTGCTACGAGACGTGAAGCTCGTGACTACTTGGTGAAATATGGTCAGAATTCGTCTCGAGCTAACCATTGCCTGCTGCTAATCCGCCATTTGCAAACCATGGGTCGTGGAACATTGTGGCAACTATCCGGTGCCATTGAGAAGCTTAGAATGCTTGGAATTAGACCCATATTTGTGATTCCACCATCTGGTCACGTGATGCAAAATGCTGAGACCTTGGATAAAGTGCTCACTACTGCCAATCTGCGTCCCCTTCACCTTCAAGATGCTTTGTTCAGGGGCTCTGACGGTACTTATAGTTCTATTTTGTCTTCACAGGCGTCCTTGTTCGATAGTAAATCGCTGGACTTGATTCCAGTGATACAGCCGTACGTCTTCGATGAGGCGACAGCTTCGCAGAGATTGACTAATGATATGGTTAGTTTTATGGAGAATATTGTACCTAGAGGTGGTGCTCCTTAcattgacaaatttttcattttaaATAATATTGGTGGGATCCCATCCGATGAACGGCGTAATAATGCTCATGTTTTTATCAACCTGTCCCAGGAATACAAGACATTGGCATCAAGCCTTAGCGAGAAGGCAGGTTCCTTCTCTGTGAGGGAACCACAGTCACAAAATTTACTGGATAGACTTACTTtgcatttgaaagaggatGAACTTATCTCGCTGGAGAGGCAATACAAGGaacatcttgaagatttacaattgatgaatgCGGTTTTATCAAGACTCTCAAACTCTTCGACGGGTCTCATAACCACGACGAAGGCAGCCGCATCGACTTCTGACCGGAAAAATCCACTGCTGTACAATTTGTTGACGGACAGATCACtaatatcttcttctttgcctcgCTTCAAGGCCAGGCCTGAGCAATGGGACGAGGATCATAGTTGGTATGAGATGTCTAATGAAGTGGAAGCTAATGACTACGCCTTTAGAGATCCGGAATATTCTGGAGCCGCGAAACACCAGGAGGATAGCATTCTTGTTACCACAGTACTCAAGAGAGGCGTGCACATCAAGATGTTAGAATATCGTACTCTATCACAATACAATAGCATAGGCTTACCAAAAAGCTTCCACAGCAAAGAAGCAACAAAAGTTTCTTATAATGAGGATTCCAAGGTAAATCTCACCAAACTTAAACGAATACTGGATCACAGTTTTGGTCGTGACCTTGATCTGGATCATTATTTGAACCGTATCAATGGAAGGATAGCATCCATCATAGTCATTGGGGACTATGAAGGTATTGCTGTTCTGACTTACGAAGGTCCATCGGAAAATCCGTTTGTTTACCTGGATAAATTCGCAGTTTTACCACATTTGAAAGGCTCGCTTGGTATATCAGATATTATCTTCAACTTAATGTTCAAATCATTCCCAAGAGAGTTGCTTTGGAGAAGCAGAAGTGACAACGTGGTCAACAAATGGTATTTCCAACGAAGTGCTGGTGTTCTAGATCTATCTATTGCTTTatctgatgatgatagGAAGAATAGTCAGTTCAAACTGTTCTACCATGGGGATCCGGACAGCAATAAGGACCCTTTCCAAGATAAAGCAAGACTGAAAGAATACGCAACATATGTCAGAGACATCGAACCCAGCTGGGCGAAGTAA
- the TDEL0D01690 gene encoding metallo-dependent hydrolase superfamily protein (similar to Saccharomyces cerevisiae YBR284W and YJL070C; ancestral locus Anc_1.302): MAVPQRRQSLLFDVYQQAHFSFEDYKAKDEGKLNIPSNPEQLSIDDLDMMPLSTSFDKQMLLGSPMYLDPEEQEEKQSMVMEEFSHHGTHSSRPVPSDASNLHLDEYFEGDDPFENAGQLRAKYLLAASQDCASNIKYDMDRMFLYPKPLPKFWKFAKDERLNDESTASDYEYTESEIRPGCYFPTLSEDQYVEEEQLGVPKRLGKVHYTGEFFEMSHFQEEFEAHKQQYGKRSETHGSCEVPTFEEFRKDFLSLVQTVQCSPLSEIAQRRIYYLLEKFELFQHLNAKSEILENKRVPLRDFYNSRKVDRDVLLSGCATQRQLSEFIWEKLNVEPHRIVHRTFDGKELTLSQIFEKENSSEDPMAIGLKVIDDEFLEWYKNDYLITLNLIPSKDAEKTLAGKELYFYLLAKIFLDFDNYLDGEYLAEIFIKYCVHTLEKSKYQLAQISVDFKFYENGEKSWWNRFSHWIAKWRLVSHNIRWNVRISRAYSKLFKRDRVKNFQDFLDLLFGPLFIEENQKDVELQFFLMNVCCLDLVVSSTDDYLWQEFADPSTDPKNWMAKGDNPTISHYMYHIYAHLAKLNFLRQDSALNTICLRNYCSTLSNRTSQAGSEQNFTDQVEALICNFLLCDAGLLQAEYMWDSSPLIAYLYYLCQIPVVVAPLSSVSLFSSQYTHRENSGVFGDTVMQASRDITEGEEHTYRTSPFMDMFKIGMKVSLSSKSVLFNSSYTMEPLIEEYSVAASIYLLNAADLCEFSRTSVLCSGFEGFYKAHWIGVGLKKTPFLKCNMGYVDEWYDREPDTSARHNVPLIRRFYRKHTWDQEWDFIRDQFD; this comes from the coding sequence ATGGCTGTCCCTCAACGGCGACAGTCTTTACTGTTTGATGTTTATCAGCAGGCTCATttttcatttgaagactaCAAGGCTAAGGATGAGGGCAAATTGAATATACCAAGCAACCCCGAGCAGCTTTCTATCGATGATCTTGATATGATGCCGTTAAGTACCAGCTTCGATAAGCAAATGTTGCTGGGCTCACCGATGTACTTGGATcctgaagaacaagaggaAAAGCAAAGTATGGTTATGGAAGAATTCTCTCATCATGGAACTCACTCAAGTCGCCCAGTACCGAGTGATGCATCAAATCTACATTTAGATGAGTACTTTGAAGGCGATGATCCATTTGAAAATGCTGGCCAATTGAGAGCCAAATATTTGTTGGCGGCATCGCAGGACTGTGCTTCCAACATCAAATATGATATGGACAGAATGTTCCTTTACCCAAAACCATTACCAAAGTTTTGGAAATTCGCGAAGGATGAGAGACTTAATGATGAAAGTACAGCTTCTGATTATGAATATACTGAGAGTGAGATAAGACCGGGATGCTATTTTCCCACGCTAAGTGAAGATCAGTACGTGGAGGAAGAGCAGCTTGGTGTACCCAAAAGGTTGGGGAAAGTGCATTATACTGGAGAATTCTTCGAGATGAGCCATTTCCAAGAAGAGTTCGAAGCTCACAAACAGCAATATGGTAAACGTTCTGAGACTCATGGTTCCTGTGAAGTGCCAACTTTTGAGGAATTCAGAAAAGACTTCTTGTCTTTGGTGCAAACGGTACAGTGTTCACCATTATCTGAGATTGCTCAGCGAAGGATCTATTATTTATTGGAAAAATTTGAGCTCTTCCAACATCTGAATGCCAAATCTGAAATTCTAGAGAACAAAAGGGTTCCTTTGCGTGACTTCTATAACTCTAGAAAAGTAGACCGCGATGTTTTACTTAGTGGGTGTGCCACGCAACGTCAATTAAGTGAATTTATCTGGGAAAAACTGAATGTGGAGCCTCACCGTATAGTTCATAGGACATTTGATGGTAAGGAGCTTACTTTAAGTCAGATTTTCGAAAAAGAAAACTCTTCCGAAGATCCAATGGCAATTGGGTTAAAGGTtatcgatgatgaatttttggaatgGTATAAGAACGATTACTTAATAACCCTGAACTTAATTCCTTCGAAAGATGCTGAAAAGACCTTAGCTGGAAAGGAGCTTTATTTTTACCTTCTGGCAAAGATATTTTTGGATTTCGATAATTACTTGGATGGGGAATATCTGGCTGAAATTTTTATCAAGTATTGTGTTCatactttggaaaagtCTAAATACCAACTGGCTCAAATCTCGGTAGATTTTAAGTTTTATGAGAATGGGGAGAAATCATGGTGGAACAGATTCTCTCACTGGATCGCAAAATGGAGATTAGTCTCTCATAACATTCGGTGGAATGTTCGAATATCAAGGGCATATTCTAAACTGTTTAAACGCGATCGAGTAaagaactttcaagattttttAGATTTGCTATTTGGACCATTATTCATTGAGGAAAATCAGAAAGATGTAGAGTTGCAGTTTTTCCTAATGAATGTGTGCTGTTTGGATTTGGTGGTGAGCTCTACAGATGACTATCTATGGCAAGAATTCGCTGACCCTTCTACTGATCCCAAGAATTGGATGGCGAAAGGAGATAATCCGACAATCAGCCATTACATGTACCATATTTATGCTCATCTGGCAAAACTAAATTTCCTACGTCAAGACAGTGCCTTAAATACCATTTGCCTGAGAAACTACTGCTCCACTCTGTCGAACCGTACGTCACAAGCTGGATCTGAACAAAATTTTACCGACCAAGTTGAAGCTCTTATCTGCAACTTCCTTTTGTGTGATGCGGGACTGTTACAGGCGGAATATATGTGGGACAGTTCGCCGTTAATTGCATATTTGTATTACTTATGTCAAATTCCAGTGGTTGTGGCGCCACTATCATCAGTGTCTCTATTCTCCTCTCAATACACCCACAGAGAGAATTCAGGAGTATTTGGTGACACTGTTATGCAAGCTAGCAGAGATATTACAGAAGGAGAGGAGCATACCTACAGAACCAGTCCTTTCATGGATATGTTTAAGATTGGTATGAAAGTTTCACTTTCATCCAAATCGGTTTTGTTCAATAGCTCCTACACAATGGAACCActgattgaagaatataGTGTGGCAGCAAGCATTTACCTTCTGAACGCGGCAGATTTGTGTGAGTTCTCTCGAACCAGCGTTTTGTGTAGCGGTTTTGAAGGTTTTTACAAAGCACACTGGATTGGTGTAGGACTCAAGAAAACTCCATTTCTCAAGTGTAATATGGGCTATGTTGATGAATGGTATGACAGAGAGCCAGACACGTCAGCTAGACATAACGTGCCACTTATCAGGAGGTTTTACAGGAAACATACTTGGGATCAAGAGTGGGATTTCATCAGGGATCAGTTTGACTAA
- the SSH1 gene encoding Ssh1p (similar to Saccharomyces cerevisiae SSH1 (YBR283C); ancestral locus Anc_1.303) codes for MAGYRLVDVAKPFLPILPEVEVSYEKVSFDDKVVYTIISGLIYLFGQFPLAGISKDESNVKDPIFFLRGVFGAEPKSLLEFGIFPIISSGLILQLLAGLKVISVNFKLQQDRELFQTLTKLFALLQYFVLTNIFILSGYYGENLTVVQIGVLNLQLVGAGFIAILLTEVVDKGFGFASGTMTINTMVIATSLVADTFGVSQITVDAEGHKEAQGAIINLVQGMRSKHRTFLGGIVSAFNRDYLPNLSTTLIVLAIGATVCYLQSFRLDLPIRSTKARGVNNVYPIRLLHVGALSVSFSYVLLTYIHIFAFALIHLVAKNNSQSIICKVLGHYETVNNILYTPTFPLSLLTPPRSLLSGLFEQPLTFVVYTGFMLITGVWFANHWQAMSGSSARDIAVQFKEQGITLTGRREQSVAKELEKVIPVASTTGAALLALVTVIGEVLGLKGKAAAIVVGVATGFSLLELISMDYQQTGGQSALAQVLGAPGRF; via the exons ATGGCAGGCT ATAGGTTGGTTGACGTCGCCAAGCCATTTCTTCCCATCTTGCCGGAAGTTGAAGTATCCTACGAAAAGGTTTCGTTTGATGATAAGGTAGTTTACACCATTATATCCGGTTTAATTTACCTGTTCGGACAATTTCCATTAGCAGGTATTTCCAAGGATGAGTCAAACGTCAAAGAtccaatcttctttttgcGTGGTGTCTTTGGTGCTGAACCTAAAAGTTTATTGGAGTTTGGCATTTTCCCCATTATTTCTAGTGGTCTTATCCTGCAATTGCTTGCTGGTTTGAAAGTTATCTCTGTGAACTTCAAACTACAGCAAGACAGAGAATTGTTTCAGACTCTAACCAAGTTGTTTGCCCTTTTGCAATACTTTGTATTGACCAATATCTTTATTCTATCCGGATATTATGGGGAAAATTTAACTGTTGTTCAAATTGGTGTCTTAAACTTACAATTAGTTGGTGCTGGATTTATTGCTATTCTGTTAACTGAAGTTGTCGACAAAGGATTTGGTTTTGCTTCCGGTACAATGACTATTAACACAATGGTCATTGCTACAAGTTTAGTCGCTGACACATTTGGCGTCTCTCAGATCACTGTCGATGCTGAAGGCCACAAGGAAGCTCAAGGTGCAATCATCAACTTGGTGCAAGGTATGAGATCGAAGCACAGAACCTTTTTGGGCGGCATTGTTTCCGCATTCAACAGGGACTATCTGCCTAACTTGAGTACAACTTTGATTGTTCTTGCCATTGGGGCCACTGTCTGTTACCTGCAAAGTTTCCGTTTGGATCTACCAATTAGATCCACCAAGGCTCGTGGGGTGAACAATGTGTATCCAATTCGTCTGTTGCACGTTGGTGCCCTTTCTGTTTCCTTCTCTTACGTTTTGCTCACGTACATTCACATCTTTGCTTTTGCTCTAATCCATTTGGTCGCCAAGAACAACTCTCAAAGCATCATTTGCAAGGTTTTAGGTCACTACGAAACCGTGAACAACATACTGTACACCCCAACTTTCCCTCTATCGCTATTGACTCCACCAAGGTCGCTACTCAGCGGATTGTTTGAGCAACCTTTGACATTTGTCGTGTATACCGGTTTCATGCTGATCACTGGTGTTTGGTTTGCTAACCACTGGCAAGCTATGTCCGGTTCTTCTGCTCGCGATATCGCTgttcaattcaaagaacagGGTATCACTTTGACCGGTCGTAGAGAACAAAGTGTTGCTAAGGAATTGGAGAAAGTCATTCCCGTGGCTTCTACCACTGGCGCTGCCTTACTAGCTCTTGTAACCGTGATAGGTGAAGTGCTGGGCTTGAAAGGTAAAGCGGCTGCTATTGTAGTCGGTGTCGCCACAGGATTCTCTCTATTGGAGCTGATCTCCATGGACTACCAACAAACTGGTGGTCAAAGTGCCCTTGCTCAAGTGCTAGGTGCTCCAGGACGCTTTTAA
- the MRPL27 gene encoding mitochondrial 54S ribosomal protein mL41 (similar to Saccharomyces cerevisiae MRPL27 (YBR282W); ancestral locus Anc_1.304), which produces MRSTAVNLFRESPVTLLTRPWKKFRDGTLFYGASKAGNKRSALTTKQGNKTMYKGTRSSGIGKHTRYGGYTINWKRVRTFVTPKNYNTDLKPLVSHNVPELKHQFKGYTKGSLDAKLYFGKLREYIQNGKLPSDASDPKCYIERG; this is translated from the coding sequence ATGAGGTCTACAGCTGTTAACTTATTTAGGGAGTCTCCAGTTACTCTCTTGACAAGgccttggaagaaatttaGAGATGGTACTCTTTTTTATGGTGCATCAAAGGCTGGTAACAAGCGTTCAGCTCTTACAACGAAGCAAGGTAATAAGACAATGTACAAGGGAACCCGTTCCTCAGGTATCGGTAAGCATACAAGATATGGTGGGTACACGATTAATTGGAAAAGAGTGCGTACGTTTGTGACTCCAAAAAATTACAATACTGATCTAAAACCATTGGTTAGTCATAATGTTCCTGAATTAAAGCACCAGTTCAAGGGTTATACAAAGGGTAGTTTAGATGCCAAGTTGTATTTCGGAAAACTGCGGGAATACATCCAAAATGGTAAATTACCCTCTGACGCATCAGACCCTAAGTGCTATATTgaaagaggatga